A single genomic interval of Methanooceanicella nereidis harbors:
- the moaC gene encoding cyclic pyranopterin monophosphate synthase MoaC, with product MAHSRDFTHIEGDKIKMVDVGEKEDVLRIARASGTIKLSSETMALIKSGSVKKGNVLATARVSAIQAVKRTWDMIPLCHQIPVTSINVDFEIGEDIITAIVEVRSLGKTGVEMEALCGVSLALLTIWDMVKAVEKDETGNYPSTRISDIKVISKIKESPGNV from the coding sequence ATGGCTCATTCGAGGGACTTCACCCATATAGAAGGCGATAAAATAAAAATGGTAGACGTCGGAGAAAAAGAAGACGTACTGAGAATAGCACGTGCCAGCGGCACGATAAAATTATCATCGGAAACCATGGCTCTGATTAAGTCAGGTAGCGTAAAGAAAGGCAACGTTCTGGCAACTGCCAGGGTATCGGCCATACAGGCGGTAAAAAGGACCTGGGACATGATACCGCTCTGCCACCAGATACCCGTGACGAGCATAAATGTTGATTTTGAGATAGGCGAGGACATTATTACGGCTATCGTAGAGGTCCGGTCGCTGGGAAAGACCGGTGTGGAAATGGAAGCCCTCTGCGGAGTCAGCCTGGCGCTTTTGACCATATGGGATATGGTCAAGGCTGTGGAAAAGGATGAAACGGGCAATTATCCGTCCACCAGGATCAGCGATATCAAAGTGATAAGCAAGATAAAGGAGAGCCCTGGCAACGTATGA